The following proteins are encoded in a genomic region of Hydra vulgaris chromosome 05, alternate assembly HydraT2T_AEP:
- the LOC136080076 gene encoding uncharacterized protein LOC136080076, producing MMEKSEEKDKFSKKSVVFSPSMVEPSNLYTDRVDNILNLLASLIAENYSLNPQIHINKILDFALKVTPTDCDRSNSIKDAALKVIKLINYETNDFKNVMLSIDELKNIINKQLKTLKKNVKTEYNRNKITKEEEIEECKLVLMFFPNYNDENKYFFEKLADLVGVDHKGIDLWLAEAEGDVGKIVKLIFDDAHHDNVPLMNKDHLEDIKRILGIEIFKSQYDFFKGKDNGERVKFINTLALQDSAITRCKVSQVYVASMLLTFAVFEQNMVMVKVLLELKADPRIKDLKYGPTSISYALLEQNFTENFLEEVIKDKYRLIEHKAECDGSLFKSIRFIDEYENKDKLMQMLHKLYDFEDDDDDD from the exons ATGATGGAAAAATCAGAGGAAAAAGataagtttagtaaaaaatcag ttgtgTTTTCCCCATCAATGGTGGAACCATCAAATCTTTATACAGATAGGGtagacaatattttaaatcttttagcGTCGTTAATTGCTGAAAACTATTCCTTAAACCCACAAatacatattaataaaattttggattttGCGTTAAAAGTAACTCCTACAGATTGTGATCGAAGTAATTCAATAAAAGATGCTGcgttaaaagtaataaagttaATCAATTATGAAAccaatgattttaaaaatgtaatgttaTCTATTgatgaattgaaaaatataataaacaaacaattaaaaactttaaaaaaaaatgtgaaaactGAATATAACagaaacaaaataacaaaagaagAAGAAATAGAAGAATGTAAGttagttttgatgttttttccaaattataatgatgaaaacaaatatttttttgaaaaattggctGATCTGGTGGGAGTAGATCATAAAGGTATCGATCTATGGCTTGCTGAAGCAGAAGGCGATGTAGGAAAAATagtgaaattaatttttgacGATGCTCACCATGATAATGTACCGCTGATGAACAAGGATCATCTTGAAGATATCAAGAGAATATTAGGTATCGAAATTTTCAAGTCTCAGTATGACTTTTTTAAAGGTAAAGATAATGGTGAGCGagtcaaatttataaatactttagcCTTACAAGACTCTGCAATTACTAGATGTAAAGTTTCTCAAGTCTATGTAGCTTCGATGTTGTTGACATTTGctgtttttgaacaaaatatggTAATGGTGAAAGTACTACTTGAATTAAAAGCTGATCCTAGGATCAAGGATTTAAAATACGGCCCAACTTCGATCAGTTATGCTTTATTAGAGCAaaattttacagaaaattttttagaagaagttattAAGGATAAATATAGATTAATAGAGCACAAAGCCGAGTGTGATGGTTCACTGTTCAAGAGTATAagatttattgatgaatatgaaaataaagataaactaaTGCAGATGCTGCACAAACTGTATGATTTTGaggatgacgatgatgatgactaa